The genomic stretch CTCATTTTTCGAAGGTGTAAACCTGAGGCGGCAAACATCGTGGAATCAGCAAGGCAACTACTCAGGAATTGGTGTAAATGGAACGTGAAAAGGCGAGATCTTGACTCAGCCCCAGAGGATTCACATGGTGTTTGGATCCCTCCAAAGGGACGAGCTTCAAATGCAAACTTTGACGCCTCTTTTGCCGAAGGTTCGTCCTCAGCCTCTTGCCTGTGTCATCCGAAACGCATCTGGAGCTCTGGACGGACTGGCTGAATCGGCTCCGGCGTCTTATTACAAAGTGGTTGAACTGGAGTCAGATTGTCTGAAGCTTTTCTCTCTGGTCCATTGCTCTAGGCAAGCTAACCGTGTAGCGTATTGGGTCTGCAAAGCCCATAGATCTAGATCTTTATTTCTTGTTTGGATTGCTAATCCCCAAATTTCTTTGGGATCTTCTATGTTTTGATGCCCCTAGACTGGGCTCTGGTGTTTAAGTTTCACTTCAATTCAATAATACTTCttttgtcaataaaaaaaaataacaattaatctCACGCTTTTGAATGTTTATTGATGCACCGATTGTTTCTTTCgtgagaaataaataatttaaaaatatttatctaAAAAGGAGTTCTTGCGTAAATTAAtcaaaaggaaatattttcaaagatcGATAACATTTTATTTTAGCTGACCAACGTCACGGGTGTTCTACTTTGCTAAAAAGAAACCAACCTACTCTAAGCGAGTCATGCAACTGAGGTCGCTGTGTAAAAGTAGAGATCCTCATTCTCCACCGGCGAAAAACGAGATCTCGTAGCCAAAGAGTAGAGAGCTCAAgacattgattgagagattAAGGCTGCTTATCCTCTCTACATACGCAGCTCTAATCAGgtaaatcagaaaaagaagagaaaagaatatACAGTTTCCCTGATTGGGCTGTAATTAGCTACACCAGGGGATGACAGCGAATCGTCGCCGTTCCTTGGCCCCTTCCTCTGCTCTTCTACAGaggggaaatgaaaaaaaatccgGCTGAGAAGTAGACTCTAGTCACCATATAAACACCCCGCTTGAACTCTGGCAATTGTGCAGAGCTCTGGTCTATTCCCGTGAGCTCATAACCACACGCATATACTCGCAAGGACTCGGCTACTCGAAGCCACTAACACGCCTGCGCTTGCAAAGGCTTGTCGGGATTTGTAAGCCGGTGCGGGTGGGGATGCTGAATCACGACAAGAATTGAATCCCTACAGCTCTTGTCGCCGCAAAGGGAAGCTGGCTACATTAACACAGACATACTTGGTCAGTAGAAAGAATGTTGGATACTCTTCATTAATTTCCAAAAGGGTTAGGTAGGACTTTAAGGGGGAAGGGTTCACTAAGAGAAAAAAGGCACATACTAACATTCACCGTAAGCTAGAATAAAACCGAGAAAACAAACAAGATTTCTGTATCAGCTAACACCGAATCCAAATAAGCAAATGCTTAAAGACTTGGTTATGTTGTTTAAGTTTGAGCTGCTTACTATTCCAATGTGCCACTTGTGACGACTGAAATCTTTAAAAGTAGCTGCATCCATTTCCTGGAACAAGTGTTAATCATTAGCTGAGAAGATGTCGTTATTGATCAACAGTCTAGCAAAgcttaaaaaacaaaagaggggCTCAGTTAATTTGCGGGAGAGATGTCCCTATCTTTCAGGAAGCATGCAGACGATACATGTGAGTTGAGGGAACCAAACAATGAGAGCAGATGAACTATTTGCCTGCCTTTTGATAAGATTAAGAATGTACAGTTTAAATAAAAGTTAATGTCATGAGGAAGCGAAACCTTTAATAGGTTCTTGTGGTGAACTTATTAAGCTCAAGTTTTAAAGGAGAGAAAAGCCAAGATATTCGCACATTTACGTCAAGGTAAACATCTTATGTATTTCCACGATCAATTGAAACTTTAGCAACAACATTTATTTGAACAGAAATTACACAACTAAGGCCAACTATGGGACAACAAAGAACAAGCGCTACACCTTTAACCCAGAAAATTGAACGGCAACCAAAGGCTCCTCAGTTTTCTAAGAAGATAATGTAATGAATCCAAATACAACGTAGCGTTGGAGTAATCACAATGGTCTCCAAAATGAGATAACTTACAATACTGTATATAGGAGGAATGACCATGCTGCCTTTAGATTTAACAGTTGGCATGACTGTGAAGCGTGGTGCCAGGTCTTGTGATCTGAAAGTCCACCTATGACCAACATGAACAGAATCAGCAATTCCATATAGTTGAAgtctttccattttttatggTAGGCTTTCATGGACTCAGAAGAGGCATATTTGATAAGGGAAACCTTCATAAACTTGAATATTACTTACCCGATGTACAAAAATATGCAGAATATTGCCCATTCTCGAACTAACAGCCGAAGCCAGTAATTAGTTGATGAGTCGTCAATGTTTACATATATCTGTAAATAAATGCCAAGCCATCTTAGAAATTATACTCCCTACCTTGCCCATAAAAAAAGATCATAATATTGACGCAGACATATAATATACTTGCCACTATTTCGGCCATGGCCACAATTTGCATTGCGCTCTGAAATTTCCTGTATGGAccaaaagaagagcaaatcAAATTCAATCTTTGGTAGTCCAAAAGAGAGAGGGGTAAAAACCCAACAATGCTCATAGGACTGGGGTTAAAGACAGATAGGGCACCGCGTACTTGAACATGATGTACTTCATTAATACAGCATCATGCATTGCATGAACATCCTCGTCTTCTATATAGTTCAACTGCTCCCTCAGTGCTGATAGATTTTGAGATATGTGGTAAAAGATTGTATAGAATGAtacaaaataattaatcaacagAAGTCCCTGCACCAGAATGCATTATACGTCACGAGTTCCGCTCAGGAAGAGATGCATATCTCCAACAAAGACTCCGCCTAAAAAATTGCcgggaaattaaaaaatgaaaccaaCACACACTAGCTTCATGAAGCTCACCGTAAAATAAGGAACAGAAGCTCTGTAACCAACAAGAGTCAGATAAAACACACTCCCAAGTACAGCTgttgtacgacgctcacttatGGATAGGCGCTCACAGGTGATGCAGTATCCGTGAGAAATAAGCAAGAAGGATATAAAAGAAGCTGTCTGAAAGAGCACTCCAGTTACATAGACTCCAAAAGACATCCATAAAGAACACCTCTGAAGATAAAAGCACGAATACCTGCAAAAGGCACCATGTTTGCTGGATCAAATTTTCAGGAAAAGAGGCAGTTGATAAGTAGTGTTTACAGAAGGATATAAGCACCTACATTGTGTAACCTTTCACCCCAACCTGAAACAGTAATTAGTGCCACTAAAGGATATAACCTGACTTTAGATTACAGATATAACCTGAATTTCGATTACAAGTCTTGGCATTGTAAGTACATGTATCAACTGCTCTAGAAAGGTATACAGTTTTTCCTGTCTGCGATATTACCCCACGATAATTAGCAATTAATGTGGGAAAGCAATACTGAGCATAAATAAACATGCTTCTTAATTCATCACTTGGTTTAAACAAGCAGTCCTTTTTCGACATGCTTGTAATTACCTACCAGCTCCATTGTTCGAAAGATTAATACTTGATTATATTATCTGAAGGAAAAAGCATGACACTGTACTGTAATGCAGAGTTTGTAAAATCAGAACACATCACGATGTCCCAAGGAGGAAACAgggggcaaaaaagaaagaagctccattttggactcaaatgatCAAAACGTCAACCACCTCCACTCCACTCCATCCTATCATAGATAATTggcgaaaaatgaaaaacaaaaatagctTACCAGAAAAGGAAGGAGAGCATAAGTTGCAAAGCCTTGATCAAAGGAACAGATGCTAGCGTCCACTGCAAATTACTTGTCTGCTCTAGGATAAGAATAGACAACGAAAGACGAAAGAGAAAATCACTTCCAAGGAAAAGATGTATCGTCACGAAAAGAATCCcactcctccccctccccccaaaaaaacaaaggaagaaggaaaaacaaaagataatcGACATGCCTGGAATTAAAGATGGAACGATCACCAGAGATGATAGCTACATAGATGTAAAAATGAAGCGATTATCTACATTACCCAGGAAGAAAAGCGACTTCACTGAGCCAGGGAATGTGAATGGCAACACTGGACTATACAACTTGTACACGACAAACAATCAAAGCGTTCCCTTAAGCAATACAAACAACCAATCAGGCAACACAGCATTCGTGTTCGATATGCTGTGTTAACTAATATGCTCACGAAGAAACAGAGAGAATGACATCGAAACTACGAGGATGTTCACAACGAGGGAAAGTCTTCACTAAATTCAGCGGAACCGAGGGAACCATTTCCAGTAATAACCGCAGCTGACGAGAGACAGAACAATCAATTCCCCACTTGAACGCAGCGAACCCGAGCTGAAAAGCGGCTAACGAAACCAAAGAACGGTCGACGGAGGGGAGGAGGGAGAGTGGAGAAGCAGGACCTGAAAGTGGGCGTTGCGGTAGGTGTTGAAGGTCCAAGAGCAAGCGGAGACGAGCCAGATCGCGAGGAAGGCCAAGTACACCGAAGGTAGCGGCCGGTAGGACTCGTCGACGCCGAGGCGGTACGGCGCGTCCATCTCCAGAGGAGCTTCTGCTCAAACGGAGCAGGAGATTCCCGCAACACCCGAGTTTCAGACTTTCAGTTGCAGAGAGAGACGACTGTCCGCGGGGCTATTTATACTCTCATACGGTTGGAACGCGCTCCACGTGTCGGCGCGTGCAAGCAGTTCGATTTTGGGCTCCACGCAgagacaaaatagaaaaatcaaatttcccAGTTTCAAAATGTGATATTCTGGTTGGAATACGCACAATTATCGGAAATAATCTCGAACGGAATTACTtcgaaaatgaatttttcattttctgcaaaaacataaattattttccttttctggctTTTTTTCGGGCAAAGACGGTGTCGTTTTATTTTAACAAAACCCATCCCACTCCGGTCGTGCTCTGTGTGATCCGCCCCGATTTCAGGACCGGTTCTGGGCACGATTTCCACACCAACTTTGGTCATTCAAAGATCGTTTCTGTGTCTCCTGCGCGGCGGGGCTCAAGAAACTGACGTAGTAGAGCTCAGCACAAGGATCGAATGCTGGTTGTGGTCCTAAAAGAGGGACGTGCTTGTCGCGACCGACGGAATCGATCGTATATCGGGCACGCCAATGCGGCTTCCGTGACCATGGAGCTAAACCCTGTCGGTCTCGAGCGAGCGACGTTCCTGCCTTTCAAAGCACGCAACAGCAAGTGCGCCTTTTCAATATCGTCATGAACGGTGCGACTTAGTAATCTCGTATGTCATTTATCCACGTGGAAAATTGTCtagaaaatcataaacttattacccTTTTTCCCCTCTGCATATTAAAGTACAGAAAAGATCAAAGGTTGAACAACTTAACGCAAACTCGAGCTACGGTACAAGGAGGGAATGTATGTGCCGATCTATTGGACCAACCACTCTGGAAATCGTCACGCAATGGCCTGGAATTGGACTCGTTAGGAAGTTTTTTGGGGAGCTGCCCACACCATTATGAGCACATATTAGGTGAACAAACTCAACACCATAACCAGTTCCCCTACAATCCTACTCCATTCTCAACAGcttggaaaatattatttatctcTCCCCATTGCTTTCCTCGTCAAGGTCCAAGTATCTATACGGTCCATATCAATTCCATGCTTTCAAGCGTCGCGGAAAGCGACCGGAGATTAACGGAGGAAGCAACACGTtggaatttacgtggttcggtcccaCCGTCGGAATTTATGAAGCCGCATGTGTACGACGGAGATTACTAGCTCTGATCAAGAGCTCCCTCGGATCGCGAGCGCGATGGATCGTCGCCTGGCGTTTCCACCTTCGAGAGGAGGAACTTTGCCTCCTAGCCACTTTTCCAGACTTCGATCCTCAATCGATTCATTGgtcaaaactcgagacataactAGAGCGAACCGTGGGCTCCACGGCGGATCAGGTATCAACCCGAGAACTTTAATTAGTTTCAACTTGGGCCTGGGGGCGTGGACGCGACCCGGCCCTATAAAGATATTCGGCCTAATTTGAGGAGAAACATGGCCCATAAATTCAGgcccatttttctctctctctctctctctctctctctctctctccggccCCATCGGTCTGCCCCTCCATcagtttgtcatttgcttcgtGGCCTCGCACTAGTTCCAGTCTTGTCATGTTATCGAGTCAAGCTCGTATTCCTTTCCATGCAGAGTGTGGGTGACatccgaaaatgaaaataatcttacaaaaatatttttgtaattagATTAAATCCACTTCTTCGATATGGCAACGTAAATATTTGATTGAATATCTAAAGTTACATCCTCGCTTAGTAATCTAAAGATGTGGATTAGGAAGGATTGATCGGCGAAATATGAATCGGGGACCAAATCTTTTTATACCTTGTAATCAATAGAGGAAGAGAAGTTGGAAAGGCAAGCAGAAGGTAAATGACTTTTTTAATCAAGAAGGCAATATTCTTCGTAGTGTACAAGAGTCCACCTCTAATATTTAAACCTACTCAATGTCACGCCGTCATGTTACTGATCAAGCCAAGTCGTTAGGGATAATCGTCAACAAAGTCGTAAACTTATTGTATAACagtcaattcagtcttgaacatttcgattgtatcaatttagtcataaatattttggcgatttgtcaattcgatccttccggtcaattttggccaaaaagtcTTGACGTGGTGATGTCCATTTGCGTGGCACGGCCAGCGGTGacatgatcaattttttttattttttcatttcttttctttagagTTTTCCCTGTGGCTGGCTATTGGCCACAGGTGAGGGCATTGCGGCCCTTGCCAACCATCCCTCACCCAAGCTTGCTTGTCGCTGGCCACCGCCGGCcacacaaaaaaaggaaaagaaagtaaaaaagaaaaaaagaaaggaacaaatcaaaaaagtaataaaagaaaaaaaaatacaaaaattgtccacatcgatTACGATCGTGCCTTGTAGAACGACCAACATCTATATCAGCATTTTTTAGCCAAAGTTGGCTGAAAGGATTAcattgataaatcatcaaaagattaatAACTGCATTGgcacgattgaaaattttaaaactcaattagttGTCgagcaataaatttaagacttcgTGGACAATCATTCCCATATAGTTAATTTATAAGTTTGTCTTTCAAGAGATTTAAGCGGATGTCATCTATAGTATCAAATATGTAAATCATAAAGTTAATATTGGTTGTATTTAGGAAGGGCTTTCCCAAGGAGCTTTGGGCTAAAGTCTAGgtgtttggtaaattttttcaaaacatCTTTAAGCTAAAATGAGCTTTCAAAATATTGAAAGCCCAAGATAGGGTTGCCTTAGCTTTCCAACATTCTCGGCAACGTCCACTCCTGCAAGCACCTCGCCTCCCAGATCTGCGACGCCTGCTCCTCTGAGCCCGCCTCCACCTTCTGCTCCACCGAGGACCTTGCCCTCTGCCGCGACTGCGACCTCGATGGCCACGGTGGCAGCTCCGCCTGCTCCTCCGAGCTCGCCTCAGCCTTCTGCTCCTCTGAGGACCTTGCCCTCTGCCACGACTGCGACTCGATGCCCACAGCGGCTGCTCCGCCTTCCAGATATGCGATGCCTGCTCCTCCAAGCCCGCCTCCACCTACTGCTCCGCCAAGGACCTCACCCACTTCCATGACTGGGACCTCGATGCCCACAGCGGCTACTCTGCCTCCCACATCCGTGACCCCTCCGAGGGCTTCTCCGATTGCCCGTCCTCACTCGAGCTCGTGTCGCTATGGGGCCTGGACTTGGAGACGTGGTTCGCATTCAAGAAATGACGGTGCCGAACGAGAAGGTATCGAAGAGCTGTAGAGGCTTGCGAGCTTGCCGATGTCGGAGAACAACAGCCATAGGGACGGTGGAGCCGAGTTGGATCCAAATCCGAAGGATTTCTCCCCGTGGCTAGGATTTTTTCCCGAAACCTTAAATAACTttccaaatatatatttaccaaacaatttttgcatttcaccaaatctcTTCAGActaaaggcatttgcattttcccaaaggctTTTCCCAAAAGTTTTTCCAAACACAACCATTAAACAAtcaactaaattggcaaatgaaGATCATACCCTATGGGATTGACGGACATATACAAAATAACCGCGAAGAGCGTAAGAGCTTGGTAGGTCTTGTCCCGCGGAAAGACAGATAGCTCCTACACTGGCGAGAGctagattttaatttatctGGAAATTCCCAAACGACTAGTGAAAGTGTCATTTCTTTTGATCATGTACCAACATTTAGGGTCCATTCATTTCGTGAAAAACATACATCTtccagaaaaatgttttttgaatttttcgacgttcagttcacagaaaataaattattcaaagaaaatattttccgtcaatGGAAAAAATACCTTCAAAAGTAGCgcaaatgatttcctttttttgtataGAGAAAATCGTTTTCTGTAGAGACCAATCTCTCTTTTCTATTTCCTCTATCTACATGTTTCgagttttttaataatattttatttaaatagcttttcatttttattttcttattttctgtctttttcttttttttctttctatgcCCGACGATGGCCAGCAGCCAAGCAAGCTCAACCTCGAGCTCGCCAACGATCGGTCGTGATGGAGGAagcaggaaaaataaataaataataaataataaatgataaaaataaataataaataaaattcgactcttttacaaaaaataaacgaaaaaagaaaataaaaaaggaattattaaaaggaatgcacggagaaaaatcaaattcgattttccatactaaacagtaaaaaatatttttcagttcattttcgggtttcaagtgaacacaaaaaaatattgtcattttcctgaaaaaaacTTCCCGAaaaacatttcttaaa from Rhodamnia argentea isolate NSW1041297 chromosome 2, ASM2092103v1, whole genome shotgun sequence encodes the following:
- the LOC115737299 gene encoding uncharacterized protein LOC115737299 isoform X5; the encoded protein is MLSFLFWYSCFYLQRCSLWMSFGVYVTGVLFQTASFISFLLISHGYCITCERLSISERRTTAVLGSVFYLTLVGYRASVPYFTGLLLINYFVSFYTIFYHISQNLSALREQLNYIEDEDVHAMHDAVLMKYIMFKKFQSAMQIVAMAEIVIYVNIDDSSTNYWLRLLVREWAIFCIFLYIGWTFRSQDLAPRFTVMPTVKSKGSMVIPPIYSIEMDAATFKDFSRHKWHIGIPASLCGDKSCRDSILVVIQHPHPHRLTNPDKPLQAQAC
- the LOC115737299 gene encoding uncharacterized protein LOC115737299 isoform X1, translating into MDAPYRLGVDESYRPLPSVYLAFLAIWLVSACSWTFNTYRNAHFQTSNLQWTLASVPLIKALQLMLSFLFWYSCFYLQRCSLWMSFGVYVTGVLFQTASFISFLLISHGYCITCERLSISERRTTAVLGSVFYLTLVGYRASVPYFTGLLLINYFVSFYTIFYHISQNLSALREQLNYIEDEDVHAMHDAVLMKYIMFKKFQSAMQIVAMAEIVIYVNIDDSSTNYWLRLLVREWAIFCIFLYIGWTFRSQDLAPRFTVMPTVKSKGSMVIPPIYSIEMDAATFKDFSRHKWHIGIPASLCGDKSCRDSILVVIQHPHPHRLTNPDKPLQAQAC
- the LOC115737299 gene encoding uncharacterized protein LOC115737299 isoform X3 encodes the protein MDAPYRLGVDESYRPLPSVYLAFLAIWLVSACSWTFNTYRNAHFQTSNLQWTLASVPLIKALQLMLSFLFWYSCFYLQRCSLWMSFGVYVTGVLFQTASFISFLLISHGYCITCERLSISERRTTAVLGSVFYLTLVGYRASVPYFTGLLLINYFVSFYTIFYHISQNLSALREQLNYIEDEDVHAMHDAVLMKYIMFKKFQSAMQIVAMAEIVIYVNIDDSSTNYWLRLLVREWAIFCIFLYIGWTFRSQDLAPRFTVMPTVKSKGSMVIPPIYSIEMDAATFKDFSRHKWHIGILPFAATRAVGIQFLS
- the LOC115737299 gene encoding uncharacterized protein LOC115737299 isoform X4, translated to MDAPYRLGVDESYRPLPSVYLAFLAIWLVSACSWTFNTYRNAHFQTSNLQWTLASVPLIKALQLMLSFLFWYSCFYLQRCSLWMSFGVYVTGVLFQTASFISFLLISHGYCITCERLSISERRTTAVLGSVFYLTLVGYRASVPYFTGLLLINYFVSFYTIFYHISQNLSALREQLNYIEDEDVHAMHDAVLMKYIMFKKFQSAMQIVAMAEIVIYVNIDDSSTNYWLRLLVREWAIFCIFLYIGWTFRSQDLAPRFTVMPTVKSKGSMVIPPIYSIEMDAATFKDFSRHKWHIGIRQEL
- the LOC115737299 gene encoding uncharacterized protein LOC115737299 isoform X2, producing the protein MDAPYRLGVDESYRPLPSVYLAFLAIWLVSACSWTFNTYRNAHFQTSNLQWTLASVPLIKALQLMLSFLFWYSCFYLQRCSLWMSFGVYVTGVLFQTASFISFLLISHGYCITCERLSISERRTTAVLGSVFYLTLVGYRASVPYFTGLLLINYFVSFYTIFYHISQNLSALREQLNYIEDEDVHAMHDAVLMKYIMFKKFQSAMQIVAMAEIVIYVNIDDSSTNYWLRLLVREWAIFCIFLYIGWTFRSQDLAPRFTVMPTVKSKGSMVIPPIYSIEMDAATFKDFSRHKWHIGIVSSSNLNNITKSLSICLFGFGVS